One Nicotiana tomentosiformis chromosome 1, ASM39032v3, whole genome shotgun sequence genomic window, AGTGATCAATACCCTGAAGTACTTTTTGGGGAGAAACTAAGGCAGTGTGTGTgtgttaaaaaatattttttcttgctTTTATTTTGTGACTTATTTTTGCGTTGGTCTGTAAGACCATCTCTCTGTGCCTTTGCTGAAGGCATAACCTCTGCTACCCTAACTACTCTGTCTattatctattttattttgtaTGTTATGTctgcactttttttttctttttgattgatgtcaaagTAGGAGAAAACCTAATGAGTAAACTAGAGCAACAACTCAGGGGGAGCAAGCATGCAACAACTCGGGGGGGGGGGGAAGCATCTTAAGATATAAAAAGGAAGTATACTCTGTTTACTACTTTTTGATTGCCATCATCAAAAAGAGGGAGATTGTTACATCTAAGTTTCAATAATGGCAATAGTGCAAATCTAATTGTATCCATTTGATTGCAGGAAATTAAGGAAGTAGCACTACTTCAAAGGAAGTCCTTTTGGTTAGGACATCAGAAAGGAAATGAGATCGAAGGCAACAAGAACAATGATAAATCAAAGGAAAGCAAAGCAATCAAAAAGGAAACAAAATCAAGTATAGGCGCTAAATGAAGTTACGGCTAAATCAAAGGACGTCGAGGCTTTCAAGAAGGAAACATATCAAGTGCAGTTGCTAAAATATATTAGGCCATACCTCAAGGATTAAATTAGAATATGAAGATACTGAATATTGATCAACCAAATCAAAGCCACAAATCACTCCCTGGAATATTGATATGAAAGGGGAAGGACGTAAACGAATCAAGCCTATATCATGTGCATGATTCAGAGGCACCCCTTGGGTCAAATCTCTTAGAGGATTTTGTACCTCAATCAAAGATCAATCTGCAACGGCTATTCAAACTCTCTTATAAGAAGACTGGCAAACTCAAGAAGATGATTCACGCAACTACATAATCTATTACTAAGCCTTTCTACTTCTTAGTACAAACACTGTATTCTTGAGTCTACAAGTGTCACAAAAGATAAGAAGAGTTAGAACACAAAACGAGAGTTGTGTCAACACTGTAAAAATTACTGTTGTTGTACATCGTTGATGGTGAACGTACTAAAACCATCACTACTGTAAACATTTATCAAAGATttaagagaacccttgtgacctAAGGGAACTGGATGTAGTTATCATACcggtactgaaccagtataaaaactgaTGTGCCTTCTTTACCTTTCTGTTCATTCAGTTCATTCCTACTGAAATTATTCACTGTGCAAAGTCTAGCCGACTAAACTTACACTAAGTCAACCAAGATTTTTAAATAGGTTACAATTCATCCCTCCCCCCACTCAACTTGTACTTTCACAAATGACCCATCACGTAGGAGAGGATTCAAATCCTTTATGTAAGGTATTTATGGGTCGATTTGGATCGATTTTTGGCTAAAATTAAAATAAACTAATTTAGtcaatttattatttattaaaatcaaaccaaattaaaaataatatattaaaaaattaagCTTAAAGGGTAACAATTTAAAAGATGAAAGCAAGAATTAAGATAGACAATAAAGAGAAACTTCCCAAGAATATGACTCCTACAACTAGGAGCAAAAAAAAGATTTTCTGGAGAAGGCTGTTGAGGCAAGTAAGAAAAAGAGAAAGGAGAAAAAAGAGCAAAGAGAGTTTGGATTGAGGGATGTGTTGTCCTATGTGGATGCTATATGCATGGCTAacgaggaagaggaagaagaggagattcctctaaaaagaaaagaaaaagaaaaggttgGTTCATCGAGAACCACTCTAGAGAAGAAAAGAGGACTTCAAAAAGAAGAGTGGAATCTGAGCCTGAGGAAGTAGGGACTAGTTCTAAACggagaagaaaaataaagaaaatattaccGGGTAGGAAAGGAGAACTAGTTTAGTGACTTGACTATGTTGAAGGGAGAGTGATTGATCCAAAAATTATTAGTGAAGTGGGGGTGAGAGATTTGAAATAGAAGCTAAATTTCCAGCAGCGAACCTATCTTCTTCTCTATCCATTTCCAGTGGTGCACGAGGAATAAGTGTGTGAGTTTTACTCCAAACTTTAATTGTTGGAGGATGAGACTGCACGCACTACTGTGAAGAGGGTCGAGATGACCTTCAATGCTGAAGGCGTGGGACAAATTCTGAGGGTCCTAGCCAATGTGTTTGATATTTATGTCAAATAAAAGTGGATCAAGGTTGATGAGGGTTAGGAAAGAGAGATATTTGAATGAGAATTTCTCCCTAGAAAGGAACAAAGGAGAAAAGAAAGTGTACAACCATAAAATATAATCGGTTCACAAGTTGTTCTATGAGTCGGTGAACAAGTATGTATTGCCAAGGGCAGAAAAGAGGAATGAGGCCACTGCCTTAGACATGGTAGTGATGGAAGTACTTGACGAAGACATGGTGATGAACCTTTCTGCAGTTATGATTAAGCATATACCAAGGCAGCCACTCCTTCTAAGGAAAAGCATACACTGTCGTATGGGTTTTTGCTCACTCGGGTATTTTCTCACTTTGAGGTCCCACATGGAGAAGGAAAGAAGGGGACCAAAAATAATTTGTTTGACAAAGCGACATTGGTAGAGCGTGATCTTCTAGATAAAGAATTGAGTACCTAGAGTAAAAGTATGATCACCTAGCTGATCAATGAGTTGAAAGAGCCCAAGGAGAAGATTAAGAGGTTGAATGCAGAGATGGTCTCTTTGAAGGAGGAGAGCAAGCATCTGAAGGAGAAAATGTTGAGAGATCAAGAAGTTGCTACTGTCCGTCTTGACCGACTGCTACAACTTGTATCTACTATCCATTCTTCTAGTAAATAAACCCGGTCCTTAGTCCTGTCTTTAGCCCAGTTCAGTTCTAGTATAATACCTTTTTttgtatatgtggtatttgatcaTGTAACCGTATTTTAGTTTGGGCTCATGAAGGCTTAATGTGgtataaaagtttaatcaatgaatataattttattttttttgtttgattTATTTCTCAAAAGATGGATAATATCATTAGATTAAACGTTTGAATTCTTGAGATTATGCATATGCTAGTATAGCCCGGGTGACCATGAGTTTGATATTTCTTAATTCTCACTTTTGACTTTACTaacactttattttttttatgatgccaaaagaaAAAAGTTAAGGATATGCTTATAACTgatcaacaaataatgaatatggTATTTATGTTATGTTGATGTGATAATCTGATGATTGATTAAGGAGTCTGCCTACGGGAATAATTGAATCTATTTGATTCCTATACCTAGCCATCTATAGGGTTGCAATGAATGAAAGGCTAGTCCTTTACAATTAAGCAAAATAGATACTTTGGAGAGCATGAACTGACTATGAAACTGGTTCTTAAGGGAGAAGTTGCACATGAGTTTGTCATTATCAAAAAGGAGAAATTTATTGGATGAGACTACTTTGTATTTATGACTAACAAATATTTGCAAAAGAACCAGGACGCTTGAAATTTGTTGATTAGAAGCTGAAGATCGTTTCCTAGTGCAAGTTAGTTCGAGCTGGAAAAATAATTCTTGCAGATACAGAAAGATTCTGTTCGTGCACTATAAGAAATATAATAGTTGAAGAAATTTGTGTTCAATATGGATTAATTAATTATGAAATACTTGCATGGAAATGATGGCGCGTAAAATAGTCttttaaggaaagaaaatagaaTCTTTTTAGGATTTATTTTCCTTAAGAGGTAACTAATTTATTTTAGGTCTTGGAGCTAAAATTGAAAAAGAATTCGGCCAACCTCACTCCTATATAAAAGCATCATATTGTTGCCATTGAAGATTAACGCTATTCACACCGTTTCAAAAAATTGCTTTTGGCAAATAGCAATTCATAGAAAGAGATTCCGTCATAGTTTCAAGCTGCACAACTGAAGAACCTGTTCCTGAAGATGAAGTTGTTTAGTCCTTTAACTGTTATTAAGTCTTGATTCATAGCAAGAAGTTACTTTTAGCAAATATCAATTCATATTATGCTTATTGAGAAGTGTAATTATTGATGAGTAATTCTTGAGAGTTTATTTTACTTTCTAAGCTAGAGTTAGTTAAAAAGATAGTTACTACAATTGGATTGATTGTAGGGGTTAAGGTACTAAAGTTAGTCTCTTTGGTTATTCCGTTGTAATCTAAATCCGCTCTTTGACGTTAGTGAAGTTTTGAGACAAATATGGTAGGTCGTAATTTTTACTTCTTTGAATGCGGAGGCTGTCCACGTAAACTTATTGTGTACTTTAACTTTCACACTTTATTTTCTGTTTGTGTCTGAATTACTTAAGTTAAAGAACCAAGTTATTTGACAAGCGAAAATTGAGTAAGACATAATTCACCCCTCTTATATTTAAGTGCATTCTAAAATAaaagtgttgatgatggtgaatgtttattgattttttttttcttcgacCAATTTTTATTGAGTTGATTCAGGAAGTAGGTAGACCTTTTGTTTCAAAGATAAATGCTAAATATGTCAAAGCTTTTAAACatggactaaaaagaaaaaaaaagtgatttGCAGTTAAAAATGGAGTCGGATGATGTAGAGCTCATGCACAAGGCATCTTACAACGGAAGTAGAAATGGCGTGAGATAGTCACTTCTTAACATGATATTTAGTTTTTATCCAGTATTTTTAATGCTCAGcaaaatagccattattttattaaaattaat contains:
- the LOC138910724 gene encoding uncharacterized protein; its protein translation is MKEQMDKIMEVTKETGTDVAKLMMDMGATRRQGIRAFNSMTEKIDKITKEVETSYDSFCTKEIKEVALLQRKSFWLGHQKGNEIEGNKNNDKSKESKAIKKETKSNFLEKAVEASKKKRKEKKEQREFGLRDVLSYVDAICMANEEEEEEEIPLKRKEKEKLINELKEPKEKIKRLNAEMVSLKEESKHLKEKMLRDQEVATVRLDRLLQLQFIERDSVIVSSCTTEEPVPEDEVV